CAGCGGTGCAGGTAACGGCCCAGCGGGCGCTTTGCAGCTTGGCGGCAAGGTCGCGGTCGCCGGAGGTCCAGATGTCCTTTGCGTGCGCCGAAATCGTCCACGGCACGCCCGTGATGAGATGGGTATAGGCTGCGACCGACGCGGGCGTGTGGATGAAATGGACATGCAGCCATTCGGCATCCTCTGGCCATTCATGCGCGAGCACCGCGGCCTGCCCAAAGCGGCGGAAGCGGTTTCGGCTGAAATCATGCGGCAGGTCGCTGAAAAAACGGCGAAGCGCTCTGCTGAAACCGCGCTTCTTGCGGCAGGCCCAGAGCGCTTTCAGGACCCGCAAAGGCTCTTCATGCAGATATTCCGGCAGATATGTGACGGGCGCCCGGATTTCATCGTGGACAGGATGACGTTTCTTGTCCGTCGGCCGGCGCATCGACACGAGTTCGAGTTCCAGCCCCGCCTTTTCCAGCCCCAGAAGTTCCTGGGCGATGAACGTCTCAGACAGGCGCGGGTAGCCCTTCAGGAGCACCACGATCTTTTTCGTATCAGTCACAGCGTGTATGTCTCTAAAAATTGGTGTCGAGCCGACATCAGGCGCTCAGCGTCATCTGTGATCTCTCACCCTCGGGCGGCAGCCATTCGGCAATTCTGCGGGAGATGTTTTCGAGACCGTCGAGCTTCAAGCCGCGCGCGCTGACCGAAGGCGGCGCGCGATTGGGCAGGGCCTTCAGCGCTGCCGCCATTTTTGCCGGGTTTTCGGCATCTTCCGGCAGCAGCATGTCGAAAAGACCAAGCTCGGATGCACGACTGGCGCGGATCAGCTGTTCTTCCCGCGGTACCGTGCGGGGCACAACGAGGGCGGGCTTATCGAAGGATAATATCTCGCAAACAGTATTGTAGCCGCCCATCGAGACAACGGCCTGCGCACCAGCGACGAGGTCTTCCATGCGGTTATCGAATTCGATGATCTCGATATGCGGGATATCGGCGACGCTGCTCATGAAGCGCTGGCGCTGGTCTGCCGGCATATAGGGGCCAAGCACGACGAGCGCCTTGTGGGTGAGTTCTGGGTCATGGTGATAGGCGTTGATGACGTCGTCGATCAATTCACTGCCGTCGCCGCCGCCGCCGGTGGTGATGAGAAGATAATCGCCTTCCGGCCGGTGAGCCACTGTCTCGGCCTGCGTCTTGGATCGCTGGAGAAAGCCGACGAAATCCATCTTGTCGCGAACGGTCTTCGGAACGTCGAGCCCTGTCAGCGGATCGTGAAAATCAGGCGGACCATAGACCCAGACATGGTCATAGAGCTTGCCGATCTTGTTCATGACATTGTTGCGCTTCCACTCGGCCTCGAGCAGCTGCGGCGCATCCATGACGTCGCGCAGGCCGATGACGAGCTTGGTGCCCTGTCCCTTGAGATAGGCGAGCGTCTCTTCCACCTCGCCGCGCAAGCCCATGGGCTCCTTGTCGACGATGAAGATGTCAGGCTTAAAGCTTTCGGCGGTATGATAGATGATGGAGCGGCGCATCTTCAGCGTTTCCTGAAGATCGATGTGCCTGTCCATCGAGGTGTATTCACCATTGCGGAGCTTGATGACGCTCGGGATTTTCACGAAATCGACGCGGGCGCGGTAATCGAATGCACCGGCAATGGTGGCGCCTGAAATGATGAGAACGTTCAGGCCGCGATAGTCCTCCACCAGCGCGTGCGCGATCGTGCGACAGCGCCGCAGATGGCCGAGACCGAAGGAATCATGGCTGTACATGAGAATGCGCGCGTCGTTCAAACGGGAGCTCATGGGCCACACCTCTTTTTGCCTTCCACAAAAAAGGCGATGGCTGAAGGGCAATAGATCAAGGTGTATTCCATTTTATCTGAAGGGGTCCGCCGCATCACGTAGTCCGTCGCCGAAGAAATTAAAGGCCAGGATGACGAGAACGACCGGGATCGTCGGGATGAGAAGCCACGGATATAGCGCAATGACGCTGACGCTGCGCGCCTCCGTGAGCAGAATTCCCCAACTTGTGATCGGTGGCCGAAGACCGAGGCCGAGGAAGCTCAACGCAGTCTCGCCGAGGATCATGCCGGGAATGGTGAGCGTCGCCGAAGCGATGAGATGTGACATGAAGCCGGGAATGAGGTGTCGGCCAATGATGCGCGAAGTTCCGGCGCCCATCAATTGTGCTGACAAAACATAGTCTTCTTCGCGAAGCGCCAGCAGTTTGGAACGCACGGCGCGCGCAAGGCCCGTCCAGTCCAGCATGCCGAGAATAATGGTGATGCCGAGATAGACGAGGATGGGGCTCCAGGTCACCGGCATGATTGCGGCGAGCGCCAGCCAGAGCGGAATGCTCGGAATGGATTGCAGCACCTCGATGATGCGCTGGACGATCAGGTCGAATGTGCCGCCGCGATATCCCGCGAGACCACCGATCACAATGCCGAGAACGAAGCTCATCGCGACGCCGAGAAGGCCGATAGTCAACGAAATGCGCGCGCCGTAGATGATGCGGGAAAGCACGTCACGGCCGAGCCGGTCGGTGCCAAGCAGGAACATTTCTCCGCCTTCGGCCGGGCAGACGAAGTGGGTTCTGCCTTCAAACAGGCCCCAGAAACGATAGGTGTCACCCTTGCAGAAGAAGCGCAGCGGCTGGATATCCGTTGGCACGTCGCGGTAGACGCGCCGCAGATTATCCATGTCGAGCGTCATCTCGCGGCCATAAACGAAGGGCCCGACAAATTTTCCGTCGTTGAAGAGATGAATGGACTGCGGCGGCGCGTAGATATGATCGATGTTGCGGGTGTGCAGATTATAGGGCGCAAGGAATTCGCAGATGAGGATGGACAGATAAAGCACCAGCAGAAAAGCGCCGGACCAGACGGCAATCTTGTGCTGGCGGAACTGCCACCACATCAGGCGCAGCTGCGACGCCTTGCTGAAGGCGGCCATGCCCGATGTGTTGGGTTCGATCAGAGAAGGATCGAAAGGCGCTGTCGAGACATAATGGGGAAGGGCGTCGCCGGGCTTCGGGATGGATGAAGTCATTTGACGTTACCACCTCCAAAGCGGATTCGGGGATCGAGTATGGCAAGGGCTATGTCCGAAACCAGAACGCCGATGACCGTCAGGAAGGCAAGGAACATCAGGAACGAGCCGGCCAGATACATGTCCTGACTCTGCAACGCCCTGATCAGCATCGGGCCGGTTGTTTCCAGCGACAGGACGACCGCTGTGATTTCCGCTCCCGATATAATGGCGGGCAGGATAGAGCCGATATCCGAGATGAAGAAGTTGAGAGCCATGCGTAGCGGATATTTGGTCAGCACCTTAAAGGGGTGCAGACCCTTGGCGCGAGCGGTCACCACATATTGTTTCTGCAGCTCATCCAGAAGGTTGGCGCGCAGCCGACGGATCATGCCGGCGGTGCCCGCCGTGCCAATGATGAGCACCGGTATCCAGATATGCTCGAGGATCGACTTGAACTTCGCCCAGCTCATCGCCTGATTGAGGTACTCCCGGTCCATCAGGTGGCCGATGGAGATGCCGAACCAGATGTTGGCGAAATACATCAGGATCAACGCCAACATGAAGTTTGGAATGGCGATGCCGAGCAGGCCGAGGAAGGTGAGGCCATAATCGCCCCAGCTGTATTTGTGGGTGGCGGAATAGATGCCGATCGGGAAGGCAATGAGCCACGTGACGATGATCGTCAGGAAGGACACGAGCACCGTCAGCCAGAGGCGGTCGCCCACGACATCGCTGACGGGCAGCTGATATTCGAAGGAATATCCGAAATCGCCGACCAACATACCCGTCGCCCAGCGGAAGTAGCGGATCGGTGCAGGCTGGTCGAAACCATAGCGGGCGCGCAACTCCTCGATTTCAGCAAGGTTCGCCGTCTCGCCCATGGCGCGCAACTCGGCGACATAACTTTCGAAATAGTCACCCGGCGGCAGCTCGATGATGGTGAAGACAAGCATCGAAATCAGGATCAGCGTTGGGATCATGACGAGGATGCGCTTTAAAATATACCGCAGCATATCAGGCCTCTCCGTCATACCAGAACGTATCCGGCATGTAGACGCCGAGATACGATGTCGGTTCATAACCGAAAAGCGCCTTGTCCGGCACGTTTCGCATGCGCTTCACATGGACAACCGGTTGCAGCGCGCCGTTGACAATGCCGATGGAAAAGACCTGCTGGGTGTAAACGCCAAGCATTTCCAGCCAGATCGCCTCGCGTTCTTCCTCTGTCACGCTTCTGCGCCAGGTCTTCAGGAGATCGAGCAGATGGGCTGCTTCCTTCAGGTCGGGCTCCTTCCCCTCGCGGCCGCCCGAGAGATAGTGAATGCCCCAGACCGGCCATTGAAGCTGGTCGTCGCCTGTGGGGGCAAGCCCTGACGGCAGCATGTCGGCCGTGGGCACGCCATTATCCATCCCCATCCACACCGACATCAAGACTTCGCCGCCCATGGCGCGCTTTCGGAAAACATCACGCTGGGTAGGACGAACGGAAACCGCGATGCCGATATGCCGCCAGTGGTCCGTGACCAGCTCCATCACGTCGGTTTCCAGCGTGCTTTCGCCCGTGGTCTCGACGATAATGTAAGCCGGGCGGCCGTCCGGCAGAAGACGAAGGCCGGCATCGTCGCGTTTGTCGAGACCGACCTCATCGAGCAATCTATTTGCCGCTGCGCGGTCAAAGGCGCTCCAGGCGTCCGCAAATTCCTGCCGGTAAAGCGGGCTTTCCGGTAGAACGGTGTCGGCGCTTTCCTTGGCGAGCCCGTAAAAGCAGACCATGTTGATTTCGTGCCGGTTGATGGCAAGCGACAGAGCGCGGCGCACACGCACGTCCTGGAACGTGCTTCGCCAGACCGGATCGGCGCAGTTGAGATTTGGCAGGAGCGCGATGCGCGAGCCCTGGGAGCGCTTGTAGAGATTAACCTTCAGGGGAAAACGCTTCTCCGCGTCCTTCAGGAACGTGTAATCGGCAAAATCGAGGCCGAAATATTGCAGGTCGCTATCGCCCGAGGCTGTCTTGGCGGAAATGATGTCGGACGAGGTGACGTTCAGCAGGAAGCGGTCGAGATAGGGCAGTTGCAGCCCGTTTTCATCGACGCGGTGGTAGTAGGGATTGCGTTCGAAGACGAATTGTTCGGCCGGTGGTGCGGTGGTGTTGCGCCAGGCGTCAAGTGTTGGCAGAGCAGGGTTTTCCGGGCGCACCTGCCGCGACATCTTGATGTGCAGACCGCTCCAGTCATCCGCCTTGTTTTTCTTGATGAGCTTGGCGAGGTTTTCCGGCGTCTGATATTTGACGTGGAACTGCTTCATGTACGCGGCTGGCAAGAACAGCCGCGCCGGCGACGCTGCCGCAAGCTTCGCCAGAAAATCCGGGTTCGGGCCATCCCAGCTGTAACGCACGGTCAGCTTGTCGATCACCTCGATCTGGGGTGGCTTGTTGTTGACGAGAAGCTCGATTGGCGGGCCACCCTTGTGGATTTCCTTATTGAGAGCGACATCCTCCCAGAAATAGCGAAAATCCTCTGACGTGAAATCGCTGCCATCGGACCATTTGTGGCCCTCACGCAGCTTGAAGGTGAAGATGCGCTCTTCCTGGACCTCGTAGCTTTCGAGGATATCCGGATGCAGCTCGAATTTCTCATCATATCCGACGAGCCGGGCATAGTTGCTGATGGGCATCAGGCGGATATCTCGCTGCCCACCGATCAGCATGCGCACCGTGCCGCCGTGTTTTCCGGGCTCGCGTCCGAGCGCTTTCACGTCGATCACACGCGGGTTTTTCGGCAGCCGGTCGGCGACGCCCGGTAATTCGCCTTTCTCGCGCTTTTCCTTGAAGTAGTCAGGATCAACATAAGCGGCGCGCGCAAAGGCCGGCATAAAAACGGAGGCCAGAAGGGCAAGGGTGGTGCGACGCGTGATCAAGGGCGAAGCTCCCTGATATCGGCATTGCCGTTGGCCAGCACGAAATGACCCTCGCCGAGGTCGGCTGAAACCATCTGGCCGTCGCCGTCATCCCGGAATTGTTTGCCCCAGTCGAATTTGCCCGTCGCGCTGATTTTGCCGATGGTGCTAAAATCAAGCGGGCGATCGAGATCGGGGAAGGGCACGGCTGCGAGCAGCGATTTTGTATAGGGGTGGACGGGAGCGCGCATCAGGCTCTCGCGCGGCGCCAGCTCCACGATACGGCCTTCACACATGACAGCTACACGGTCCGCCATATAGTCCACGACCGCCAGATTGTGCGAGATGAAGAGATAGGTCAGCCCGAGATCCTGCTGCAAGTCCTTCAGTAGATTGAGGATTTGTGCCTGCACGGACACGTCGAGGGCAGAAACGGGTTCATCGCAGATCAGCAGTTCCGGTCCGAGTGCCAGCGCCCTGGCAATACCGATACGCTGCCGCTGGCCACCGGAGAAGCTGTGCGGATAACGGTTCAGTGCGCTTTCGCCAAGGCCGATCGCCCTGACCAGACCGCGAACTTTTTCCGCCCGGTATTTGGCGTCGCCGCGTCCATGGATTTCAAGCGGTTCGCTCAGAATGTTGCCGATGGTCATGCGCGGCGAGAGCGAGGAAATCGGGTCCTGGAAGACCATCTGTATCTTCGAGCGAAGCTCTTTCAGCTCGCCGTCCTTGGCATTGAGCACATCGATATCGCCTTCCTTCCGATGGAAAGTTATCGAGCCCTCATCGGGGCGAACCGCGCGCATCAGGATTTTGCTGACGGTTGTTTTGCCGCTGCCGCTTTCGCCGACCAGGCCGAGACATTCGCCACGGCGGATTTCGAAACTGACGCTATCGACAGCCTTCGTCGCATTGGCAGCGCCTTTGCGGAACCAGCTCGATTTGCGGGTCGTGAAGGTCTTGCTGATATTGTCTACCGTCAGCAGCGGGCCTGGGGTCTTGTTAACCGCGGCGGTCTTCTTGCCGACCAGACTTTCGTGGTCGATGTTGATTTCACGCAGCGCCTTCAGCCTTTCGCCCGGCTTCATGTCGAAGTGAGGCACAGCCGCCATCAGCCCCTTCAGATAAGGGTGGGCAGGCGCCTTGAAAATGTCGTCGACGGTGCCGGCTTCCATGATTTCGCCCTGATAGATCACGGCAACCTCGTCGGCGATGTTTGCCACCACGCCCAGATCGTGGGTGATGAGCAGCATGCTCATGTTGAGCCGGCTCTGAAGATCGCGCAGCAGTTTCAGAATCTGCGCCTGTATCGTCACATCAAGCGCGGTCGTCGGCTCATCGGCGATGAGAAGTGCCGGACGACAGATGAGCGCCATGGCGATCATCGCGCGCTGTCGCATGCCGCCCGACAGTTCGAACGGGTACATGTTCACGACCTTCTTTGGATTCGAAAAGCCGACGAGGTCGAGGGTCTCGTACATTTTTTCAGCACGCTCTGCCGGTGACAGGATGCTGTGAATGCGAAGCGCTTCATCGATCTGGTTGCCGATTGTGTGCAGCGGCGAAAAGGAGGTCATGGGTTCCTGAAAGATCAGGCCGATGCGATTGCCGCGGATCGAGCGTATTTCCCGTCCATCCTTCGGCAATTGCAAGAGATCGACGGGGCCGGCGGCGGCATTTTCTGGATCGGTAAAGAGCACGCGGCCGCTCACCCGCGCCGTCTTGGGATGAATGCCCATGATCGTCTGGCCGATGACCGACTTGCCTGAGCCGGATTCGCCCACCAAGGCTGTCACTTTTCCCGGAAGAATGCGAAGGCTGGTGTCCCTGACGGCATCGATGGTGCCGCCCATGAGAGAAAATGAGACCCGCAGATTTTCGATACGGAGCAAATCTGCGCCAGCGCTCATGCCAAAGTGTTCCTTGCCGTCTCTCTATCGTTGCCTTGTGACAATTGCTCAGGAGGGCTTAAATTCACGTTATCGTAGGGCTTGTTGTCTGTCTATGCCTCTGAAACAATGAATTGTTTAGCAAATTCAAAGCCGGCTTCCGAAATGCGGTGCCTGCCTCATGCCTTTTGTTTGACCATAAGTTAACGAGCCTTTCTGGACGAGGATCCATGCCCGATAAGAAATATTACGACGGCCAGCTGGAGAAAGCCCGTCAGTTGCAAACTGATGGCCAATATGCGGAAGCGCATGCGCTTCTCCTATCACTGGCTGCAGCAAAAGATGCGCACCTGATGGGGGAGCAGACCGTGCTTGGCCTGCCGCGCCGGCTGCATGCGGCAAGGTTGCGGCTTGCCAAGGCCGAAGGTGATCTGGTCGCCAGGATCGGGTATCAATATACGCTGGTTCCGCCGCCGCAGGCGCTGGAGAAATATGCGCGGTTTTCCACGGAGGAGCGCCGCTTGATCAGCCTCAAAAGCCGCGAGCCCGTGCCAAGATGTATCCACCAGATATGGATCGGAAACAAACCGCCCCCCGTGTCGGTTGAGGCCTGGGCGGCGCACGCTGCGAAGCACGGCTATGACTATCGCCTCTGGCGCGAGGCCGATCTGGAGCGGGAAGGGGTCTTATCGAACGGCGTCTTTAAGGCGATGCTGGATGAAGGCGATTATCCGGGCGCGGTGGATGTTGCCCGTTACATCCTGCTGGAGCGTTTTGGCGGGATCTATCTTGACTGCGACTGGTATCCGGCCAGCGACGATGTGAGCTTTGACGCCTTTCTCCCTCTGGTGGGGTTGACGGTGTTCGATGAAAAAACGCCGCGCGACACGGGGCAGGGCAGCACGCTGCTTGCCAATTCCTTCATTGCTACACCTGTTGGCCATCCGGTCTTCCGCAAGATGCTCGAGTCATTTCCAGGGATTTTGAGGGACATGCCGCGTGCGCCGGCCTGGTGGTCCACCGGCCCGCTGATCTTCACCATCACAGCGCGAGCGGGAAGCATCAGCCTTGCGCCGGCGGGTTTCGTCGCCGCGTCTCTTCAGGATCGCGCGCCCTTTGAAGAGGTCGAGGCGATCAGACGCACACTTTCGAACGCGGCGAGCGGCATGCTCATCGCCTGGAAATCATGGTGAGATGTTGTCGACGAGGTCCTTCGAAGACCGCCAGCGGGCGGCCGGATGACCGCAGGTGACCTCGAAAAGCCGTCTCAGGAAATCCCAAACCGCGCCATCATGCACGAGATGATGGGCAAGGATCCCGGTCGCAGCGCCGCTTTCGGCTGCGCTCAGAATACGGGCGGCGGTTTCTGCGAATAGCACATCAGCGTCGCGACCACCTCGGCTACCGTGCCAGTCAATCACGTCAACATGGGTGTTCAGGCGTGGCGGAAGACCGGGTTTCTCCGGACCGAAAACGGAGAGGGCGCGGTAGCCAAGACCCGCCAGCCTTTCCACGATACCGGCGTCGATGCGGTTCCATGGTGGCACGAGCATTGGCACGAAACGGCTGCCATGCAAATCGCGCAGCTTTTCAAGCCCGGACTGCAATTCGTCAAGCACTACAGCAGCCTCACGATGCGATCCGAGTTCCTGCTTCTTTTCTTTTTCGCTGGCATAGTTCGTGTGCGACCAACCGTGGACGGCAACCTTCGCGATAAGCGAAGCCTCAAGATGGCGTGCGAGTTTCTCCGTCGTCTTTTCGGGAATGACCGCGAGCGTCACTGGAGCGCTGAAGTCGGCGCAGAGATCGAGCAGCGTATCGAGTGCCGGTGTCGGTTCCACCGCATCGTCGTCCCGAAGCCAGAGATCGGCCTTTATGCCGCGCCGGCTGCATTCATCCAATGCCGCGTTAAGTTTTTCCAGACTCATGATCGTCGCGCCTTTGCCTGCAAAAGGATATGGTTCAGCTTCGCTGCGGCGTTTTCCAGAGATCGTTCATTGATGACGAATTGGCGGGCCGCTTTTGCCAGTTCCTCACGCTGCCTGTCATCGCCGAGCAGGGTCTTGATCGCCTCGGCATAAGCGGCTGTATCATTTTCCGGTGTCAGTAATCCTGTTGTGCCGGATTTTACCACTTCGGGAACACCGGCCACCTTTTCGGCCACGACGGGCAGGCCGGCAGCCTGCGCTTCGAGATAGGCGAGACCATAAGCCTCGCCATGGCCCGGCCAAACATAGAGGGATGCTCTTGAAAGAAGTGCCGCGATGTCTGTCGGGCTCTTTTCCCCATGCCAGACAAGGCGGTGATCGGGAAACACGCTGAACATACTCTCCACGGCCGTGCGTTCCGGGCCGTCGCCGACGATGTCCAGCGTCCAGCCGAGAGTTTCAGGCAATAAAGCGAGCGCTTCGGACAGGCTACGATAGCTTGAGAGCTTATCGCCCGCCCGCATCATGGCGACGGTGATGAGCCTTGATGGCCGTGGCCGGGGCGCGTTGCCGCGAAACGACCCGGCGTCGATAAAGGGTGGTAACATGGCCCATTGCAGGCTCGGGGAAGCGCGTACAAGCCCTTCACGATCCCGCGCGGTAAAGCAGATATTGACCGCGGCCCCGTTCAGTGCGGCGAGCAGCGCGTCCTGAACTGCCTGCCAACCCACATCGTTGCGTTTCGGCGAATAGGATGCCTCGGCCGTGACATAGGGGATGCCGAAACGCTTCACCAGTTCCGGTCCGAGCAGATCCGGGGCCTTGTAATAGGGATGGTAGCAGAACCAGAGGTCCGGTGCGCCGTCCTGACGCCATAGCTCCGCGATCGTTTCGATTTCGAGCCTGGCCTCATCGGCAAGCAATGACCGTGCCGGCTCGTCCGGTTGTTTCAGAAAGCTGCGCAGTTCTGAAGCGACAAAAACCTCATGGCCACCCATCGTCATCGCCTTCATCAGCAAACGTGCCATCAGCCGGTCGCCGGAGGGAACGGGATGGTTGGGCGATTTGAGCGGCGCATAAAAGGCGATCTTCATGGCGATGGTTGTGCGTTGCCGACGGCTTGGGCGTCAACCGGAATTTGAAAGGGCCGAGCCTTGACAGGCTCCTCATTCTTGCCCAACTGAGAAGCATCTTTTGCACATGCGCGGAGCGTGACACGCTTTGACTTCCCCAGACATCTCCAAGAACCTGCTTTCCAGCATTCAAAACAAAAGCGCCAAAGCTGGCGTGATCGGGCTTGGCTATGTCGGCCTGCCGCTTGCCATGACGATCGCCAGGGGCGGTTTCAAGGTTGTGGGTTTCGATATCGATCCCGGTAAAATCACGGCGATCGACGCCGGTCGAAGCTATATCGAGGCGGTTTCGGACGAGGTGCTCGGCGATGTCCGGCAGGACGACGGTTTCGTCGCAACCAACGATTTTTCCAGACTGGCCGAATGCGACGTCATCGCCATCTGTGTGCCGACGCCCTTGACCAGATATCGTGAGCCGGACCTTTCCTATGTTGAAAAAACCTGTCGGGACATTGCTGCCCATCTGCGCAAGGGACAGCTGATAGTTCTGGAATCGACTACCTATCCCGGAACGACTAATGGTGTGGTGAAGACCATTCTGGAAAGCACCGGGCTTGTTTCTGGCGTCGATTTCTTCCTTGGCTTTTCGCCCGAACGTGAAGACCCCGGCAATCGCGATTTCGAGACCTCGACAATCCCCAAGGTCGTTGCCGGCGATGGGGGCGCGGCCGGCGAGTTGATGGCGGCTTTTTACGGCTCGGTGGTCAAAAAAATCGTTCCGGTCTCGACCAACGCCACCGCCGAGGCCGTGAAGATCACCGAAAACGTCTTCCGTGCCGTCAATATCGCCCTCGTCAATGAACTGAAGGTCGTCTACGAGGCGATGGGTATCGACATCTG
This genomic interval from Agrobacterium tumefaciens contains the following:
- a CDS encoding nucleotide sugar dehydrogenase; its protein translation is MTSPDISKNLLSSIQNKSAKAGVIGLGYVGLPLAMTIARGGFKVVGFDIDPGKITAIDAGRSYIEAVSDEVLGDVRQDDGFVATNDFSRLAECDVIAICVPTPLTRYREPDLSYVEKTCRDIAAHLRKGQLIVLESTTYPGTTNGVVKTILESTGLVSGVDFFLGFSPEREDPGNRDFETSTIPKVVAGDGGAAGELMAAFYGSVVKKIVPVSTNATAEAVKITENVFRAVNIALVNELKVVYEAMGIDIWEVIDAAKTKPFGFMPFYPGPGLGGHCIPIDPFYLTWKSREYELPTRFIELAGEINTGMPRHVIGRLAEALDIHAGKALSRSRVLVIGLAYKKNVPDIRESPSLKLLEIIKERGGDAAYFDPFVAEIPKTREYSHLMGMKSVAWDRATIGRFDAVLVATDHDDVDYAALSTWSPLIIDTRNVFARRNIAAKHIIKA